The following are encoded in a window of Microbacterium sp. LWO13-1.2 genomic DNA:
- a CDS encoding YbdD/YjiX family protein: MTNHTDAATAPLRTLARAAGRVGRGIRWYMTTLMGDTAYATYVAHHRRQHPDEEPMTERQFWRQRMDDQDRNPGARCC, encoded by the coding sequence ATGACGAACCACACGGATGCCGCGACCGCCCCTCTGCGCACGCTCGCGCGTGCTGCAGGGCGGGTCGGCCGCGGCATCCGCTGGTACATGACCACGCTGATGGGCGACACGGCCTATGCGACGTACGTCGCCCATCATCGGCGCCAGCATCCTGACGAGGAGCCGATGACGGAGCGGCAGTTCTGGCGGCAGCGGATGGATGACCAGGATCGCAATCCCGGTGCGCGCTGCTGCTGA
- a CDS encoding GNAT family N-acetyltransferase produces the protein MTDTTATSVVTRNDELSRYEIRTDGTLAGFAEFDRRPGEIRFTHTEVDPAFQGQGLAGRLAADALADAAASGDVIVPFCPYIAKYLQTHEIEGAKIRWPERRGA, from the coding sequence ATGACCGACACGACCGCCACCTCCGTCGTCACCCGCAACGACGAGCTCTCCCGCTATGAGATCCGCACCGACGGCACCCTCGCCGGATTCGCGGAGTTCGATCGACGACCGGGAGAGATCCGTTTCACCCACACCGAGGTCGATCCCGCCTTCCAGGGCCAAGGGCTCGCCGGGCGGCTCGCGGCAGACGCACTGGCGGATGCCGCGGCATCCGGTGACGTCATCGTGCCGTTCTGCCCCTACATCGCCAAGTACCTGCAGACGCACGAGATCGAGGGCGCGAAGATCCGCTGGCCCGAGCGTCGAGGAGCCTGA
- a CDS encoding pirin family protein → MSDLADGARVDGPGTPGDGRTIGQRRIILEPREVPLGGVRGMNVLRALPHRNLPTIGAWCFLDRFGPAQTRMRVEPHPHFGLQTVTWPLVGEIRHRDSLGSDADLRRGQLNLMTAGNGISHSEYSIGDDPVPLDALQLWVVLPESARHGDGGFERHTSLPTLDLPSIAGTDATATVVLGEFAGTRSPATVHTPIVGAEIRVPAGTRLTLPLRADWEHAVMLVDGAVSVASHSMALNDLLYLGDSRDGVEVSSAEGALLFLIGGEPFEEDLVMWWNFAARTHDEIASAREDWEAASARFGVVPGHDERIPAPPLPPVRLLPRTRTI, encoded by the coding sequence ATGAGCGACCTCGCAGACGGCGCACGCGTCGACGGGCCCGGCACGCCGGGAGACGGTCGAACGATCGGACAGCGCCGGATCATTCTGGAGCCGCGCGAGGTGCCGCTCGGCGGCGTGCGCGGGATGAACGTGCTGCGCGCTCTCCCGCACCGCAACCTGCCGACGATCGGCGCCTGGTGCTTCCTCGACCGGTTCGGTCCGGCCCAGACCCGGATGCGGGTGGAGCCGCACCCGCACTTCGGGCTGCAGACGGTGACCTGGCCTCTCGTCGGCGAGATCCGCCACCGCGACTCCCTCGGCAGCGATGCGGACCTGCGCCGCGGCCAGCTGAATCTGATGACGGCCGGGAACGGCATCTCGCACTCCGAATACTCGATCGGCGACGACCCGGTTCCGCTGGACGCGCTGCAGCTCTGGGTGGTCCTGCCCGAGTCCGCCCGGCACGGCGACGGCGGATTCGAGCGGCACACGTCGTTGCCCACGCTCGATCTGCCGTCGATCGCAGGGACGGATGCCACTGCCACCGTTGTACTCGGCGAGTTCGCCGGGACCCGATCGCCGGCGACGGTGCACACCCCGATCGTCGGCGCGGAGATCAGAGTGCCTGCCGGGACCCGGCTGACGCTGCCACTGCGCGCGGATTGGGAGCACGCCGTGATGCTCGTCGACGGCGCGGTGTCGGTCGCATCGCACTCGATGGCGCTCAACGACCTGCTGTACCTCGGCGATTCACGGGACGGTGTGGAGGTGTCGTCCGCCGAGGGCGCGCTGCTGTTCCTCATCGGCGGCGAACCGTTCGAGGAGGACCTCGTGATGTGGTGGAACTTCGCCGCCCGCACGCACGACGAGATCGCCTCCGCTCGGGAGGACTGGGAGGCGGCATCCGCACGCTTCGGCGTGGTCCCCGGCCACGATGAGCGCATTCCGGCTCCGCCGCTCCCGCCGGTGCGCCTGCTGCCACGGACCCGCACGATCTGA
- a CDS encoding SGNH/GDSL hydrolase family protein, which produces MKRRLIAMLAALTLGGAALIGGASPALADDPGGVTYVAIGDSEAAGTGNLPYVDQECLRSKKSYPMLLAGMAGVPVASSACAGASTQDVVAQQLGDLGPATQLVTLTAGVNDLDWQGVLTACSSAGTAAACGAAMSAAGVALQGVPLGIAQVLVAVRTLAPNALIVVTGYPMLFGAFADSCSVGNYQGVSVKFNAAQAAGVNAGLMGVNTAVQTGVAGYVGQTGDPGVRYVDVTQGFTGHALCDTGDRWISGLVSGKPTVDRGFHPNAAGQQAYAAIVAAALAP; this is translated from the coding sequence ATGAAGCGACGCCTCATCGCCATGCTCGCAGCACTGACTCTGGGCGGAGCAGCCCTCATCGGAGGAGCATCTCCGGCCCTGGCGGATGATCCGGGCGGGGTGACGTACGTCGCCATCGGCGACTCCGAGGCAGCGGGCACCGGCAACCTTCCGTACGTCGACCAGGAGTGCCTGCGTTCGAAGAAGTCCTACCCGATGCTCCTGGCCGGCATGGCGGGGGTACCGGTGGCATCGAGCGCCTGTGCCGGCGCCAGCACTCAGGACGTCGTGGCGCAGCAGCTCGGAGACCTCGGCCCGGCAACACAACTCGTGACCCTCACCGCCGGAGTCAACGATCTCGACTGGCAGGGGGTGCTCACTGCGTGCAGCAGTGCCGGCACTGCTGCGGCGTGCGGGGCGGCGATGAGCGCCGCGGGCGTCGCTCTGCAGGGTGTGCCGCTGGGCATCGCACAAGTGCTGGTCGCTGTGCGCACGCTCGCTCCGAACGCCCTGATCGTGGTCACCGGTTACCCGATGCTCTTCGGTGCGTTCGCCGACTCCTGCAGCGTGGGGAACTACCAGGGTGTCTCGGTGAAGTTCAACGCGGCGCAGGCAGCGGGGGTCAACGCGGGGCTGATGGGTGTGAACACCGCAGTGCAGACGGGCGTCGCCGGATACGTCGGCCAGACCGGCGATCCAGGGGTCCGGTATGTCGATGTCACTCAGGGCTTCACCGGACACGCGCTGTGCGACACGGGGGATCGCTGGATCAGCGGCCTCGTCTCAGGCAAGCCGACGGTGGACCGCGGTTTCCATCCGAACGCGGCAGGGCAGCAGGCCTACGCAGCGATCGTGGCGGCAGCGCTCGCGCCGTGA
- a CDS encoding histidine kinase, producing MTDVVLAAVLGVLGGIVLTVLLLLARRLARGAADLGSEAEQAALDALHHASLAAPHLRAGLAAPAVVKAARHLRVLLGSAAVAIVSADGTVSFDGPSDGLESAAVRIAGQVTASGRRQVFPSPGPDDDLEAVGAPILVEGRAVGAVVAFAAPVRAALVRAAEEVADWCAAQVELGDLEASRTQLAEAELRSLRAQISPHFIYNALTAIASFILSDPTRARELVLEFADFTRYSFRRQGEFTTLAEELGSIHSYLELESARFGDRLKVTLQIAPETLATVIPFLSVQPLVENAVRHGLEPGEGGGEIRIASRDDGTHTEISVEDDGVGMDPEGLRATLTAADDGLHVGLRNVDTRLRQLYGAESGLIVETNTGAGTLVRMRVPKSQPLHDPDND from the coding sequence ATGACCGACGTCGTTCTCGCTGCGGTGCTCGGCGTGCTCGGCGGGATCGTCCTGACAGTCCTGCTGCTGCTCGCCCGTCGCCTGGCGCGCGGTGCGGCCGATCTCGGCAGCGAAGCCGAGCAGGCCGCACTCGACGCGCTGCACCACGCGAGCCTCGCCGCTCCCCACCTGCGCGCGGGTCTCGCGGCGCCGGCCGTCGTCAAGGCTGCCCGTCACCTGCGCGTGCTGCTCGGCAGCGCGGCGGTGGCCATCGTGAGCGCCGATGGCACCGTGTCATTCGACGGGCCCTCCGACGGGCTGGAGTCGGCTGCCGTCCGGATCGCCGGGCAGGTCACCGCTTCGGGTCGGCGGCAGGTGTTCCCCTCACCGGGGCCGGACGACGATCTCGAGGCCGTCGGTGCGCCGATCCTCGTCGAAGGCCGGGCCGTCGGGGCCGTCGTCGCGTTCGCGGCACCGGTGCGGGCCGCGCTCGTCCGGGCGGCCGAGGAGGTCGCCGACTGGTGCGCAGCACAGGTCGAGCTCGGCGATCTGGAAGCGTCGCGCACCCAGCTGGCCGAGGCGGAGTTGCGATCACTGCGGGCGCAGATCTCGCCGCACTTCATCTACAACGCGCTGACGGCCATCGCATCATTCATCCTCAGCGACCCCACCCGTGCTCGCGAACTGGTTCTCGAGTTCGCCGACTTCACGCGCTACTCCTTCCGGCGGCAGGGCGAGTTCACCACCCTCGCCGAGGAACTGGGCAGCATCCACTCCTATCTCGAACTCGAAAGCGCGCGCTTCGGCGACCGGCTGAAGGTCACTCTGCAGATCGCCCCGGAGACCCTCGCGACGGTGATCCCCTTCCTCTCCGTGCAGCCGCTGGTCGAGAACGCCGTTCGGCACGGGCTGGAGCCGGGAGAGGGCGGAGGAGAGATCCGCATCGCGTCTCGTGACGACGGCACGCACACCGAGATCTCGGTGGAGGACGACGGTGTCGGCATGGACCCGGAGGGGCTGCGCGCCACGCTCACCGCCGCCGATGACGGTCTGCACGTCGGACTCCGAAACGTCGACACGCGCCTCCGTCAGCTCTACGGGGCCGAGAGCGGACTGATCGTCGAGACCAACACCGGCGCGGGTACCCTGGTGCGCATGCGGGTGCCGAAATCGCAACCGCTGCACGACCCGGACAACGACTGA
- a CDS encoding carbon starvation CstA family protein yields MTAPSSGRRDGTAIVDDEPPVATDPNLPPVALTDEHHEKANRWTWPKILIWSAIALLGAVAWTMLAIVRGETVNAIWFVFAAVCTYLIGYRFYSKVIEKYITRPDDRRATPAEVKQDGKDYVPTDRRVLYGHHFAAIAGAGPLVGPVLAAQMGYLPGTIWIIVGVVLAGAVQDYTVLFFSMRRGGRTIGQMARQELGRIGGTAAIAASLLIMLIIVAILALVVVNALGESPWGVFSVAMTIPIAIFMGVYLRYLRPGKVTEVSIIGFVLLMAAIIGGGWVAGTDWGQAIFHLDRTTIAWGIIIYGFIAAVLPVWLLLAPRDYLSTFMKIGVIVMLAGAIILVRPEITVPAVSIFGENGMGPVFAGPLFPFLFVTIACGALSGFHALIASGTTPKLIEKERQSRFIGYGGMLMESFVAIMALVAAISIDQGIYFAMNAPAAVTQGTVEGAVAFVNSLGLTGVNLTPEMLTGTAEAVGEESIVSRTGGAPTLALGLAHIMQQALGGQALMAFWYHFAIMFEALFILTAVDAGTRVARFMLQDSIGAWFPKFRDVSWRPGVWICTAIMVAGWGAILILGVTDPLGGINTFFPLFGIANQLLAAIALAVVLAIVAKRGRSYVKWLWIIGLPLAFTAVVTITASLYKIASPVPAIGYWANHFRYVEARDSGDTSLGAPEVLDAVIRNTAVQGTLSIIFVTLAIIVMVAAVIVTIRAIRNGGGENTEETPVASRRFAPAGFLPNAAERELEKQWEPLLAEERKATTH; encoded by the coding sequence ATGACTGCACCTTCATCGGGCCGCCGCGACGGCACCGCGATCGTCGATGACGAACCTCCTGTCGCCACCGACCCGAATCTTCCCCCGGTCGCCCTGACCGACGAGCACCACGAGAAGGCGAATCGCTGGACCTGGCCCAAGATCCTCATCTGGTCGGCGATCGCGCTGCTGGGTGCGGTGGCCTGGACGATGCTCGCGATCGTCCGCGGCGAGACCGTCAACGCGATCTGGTTCGTGTTCGCGGCCGTCTGCACGTACCTGATCGGCTACCGCTTCTACTCCAAGGTGATCGAGAAGTACATCACCCGACCCGACGACCGCCGGGCCACCCCGGCCGAGGTCAAGCAGGACGGCAAGGACTACGTCCCCACCGATCGCCGTGTGCTCTACGGCCACCACTTCGCCGCCATCGCCGGCGCCGGTCCGCTCGTGGGCCCGGTGCTCGCCGCCCAGATGGGCTACCTCCCCGGCACGATCTGGATCATCGTCGGCGTCGTGCTCGCCGGTGCGGTGCAGGACTACACGGTCCTGTTCTTCTCCATGCGCCGCGGTGGTCGCACGATCGGCCAGATGGCCAGGCAGGAGCTCGGCAGGATCGGCGGCACGGCCGCGATCGCGGCATCCCTCCTGATCATGCTGATCATCGTCGCGATCCTCGCGCTCGTCGTCGTCAACGCGCTGGGGGAGAGCCCCTGGGGTGTCTTCTCGGTGGCGATGACCATCCCGATCGCGATCTTCATGGGCGTCTACCTGCGGTACCTGCGCCCCGGCAAGGTCACCGAGGTCTCGATCATCGGGTTCGTGCTGCTGATGGCGGCCATCATCGGCGGCGGATGGGTTGCTGGCACCGACTGGGGTCAGGCGATCTTCCACCTCGACCGCACCACGATCGCGTGGGGCATCATCATCTACGGCTTCATCGCCGCGGTGCTTCCGGTCTGGTTGCTGCTCGCCCCGCGCGACTACCTGTCGACCTTCATGAAGATCGGCGTGATCGTGATGCTCGCCGGCGCCATCATCCTGGTGCGTCCGGAGATCACCGTCCCGGCCGTCAGCATCTTCGGCGAGAACGGCATGGGGCCGGTGTTCGCCGGTCCGCTCTTCCCCTTCCTGTTCGTGACGATCGCGTGCGGGGCGCTGTCGGGTTTCCATGCTCTGATCGCCTCGGGAACGACACCGAAGCTCATCGAGAAGGAGCGCCAGTCGCGCTTCATCGGCTACGGCGGCATGCTCATGGAGTCGTTCGTCGCGATCATGGCGCTGGTCGCCGCGATCTCGATCGACCAGGGCATCTACTTCGCCATGAACGCGCCGGCGGCGGTGACCCAGGGCACGGTGGAAGGTGCAGTCGCGTTCGTGAACTCCCTCGGGTTGACCGGGGTGAACCTGACGCCGGAGATGCTGACGGGCACCGCCGAGGCGGTCGGCGAGGAATCGATCGTCTCCCGCACGGGTGGGGCTCCGACGCTCGCGCTCGGCCTCGCGCACATCATGCAGCAGGCCCTCGGCGGGCAGGCGCTGATGGCCTTCTGGTATCACTTCGCGATCATGTTCGAGGCCCTTTTCATCCTCACGGCCGTGGATGCCGGTACCCGTGTCGCCCGCTTCATGCTGCAGGACTCGATCGGCGCCTGGTTCCCGAAGTTCCGCGACGTGTCATGGCGCCCCGGCGTCTGGATCTGCACCGCGATCATGGTGGCCGGCTGGGGAGCGATCCTCATCCTCGGCGTGACCGACCCCCTCGGCGGCATCAACACGTTCTTCCCGCTGTTCGGCATCGCGAACCAGCTGCTCGCAGCGATCGCGCTCGCCGTGGTGCTGGCCATCGTCGCGAAGCGCGGCCGGAGCTACGTCAAGTGGCTGTGGATCATCGGTCTGCCGCTCGCGTTCACCGCCGTCGTGACCATCACGGCGTCGCTGTACAAGATCGCCTCCCCGGTGCCGGCGATCGGATACTGGGCGAACCACTTCCGGTACGTCGAGGCCCGCGACAGCGGCGATACGTCGCTGGGCGCTCCCGAGGTGCTCGACGCGGTCATCCGCAACACGGCGGTGCAGGGCACGCTGTCGATCATCTTCGTGACGCTCGCGATCATCGTGATGGTGGCCGCCGTCATCGTGACGATCAGGGCCATCCGCAACGGCGGCGGCGAGAACACCGAGGAGACCCCGGTGGCCTCGCGACGCTTCGCTCCGGCCGGCTTCCTGCCGAACGCGGCCGAGCGCGAGCTCGAGAAGCAGTGGGAACCGCTGCTCGCCGAGGAACGCAAGGCGACGACCCACTGA
- the recQ gene encoding DNA helicase RecQ, with product MPQTPRDPYEDLPYADEPWDDTPPEEMDWVPQGADYEPPLDWGPGPVTPVAAASAPTARKATPSQYATPGEALHAVFGYDAFRGDQAAIVEHVIAGGDAVVLMPTGGGKSVTYQVPALVREGTGLVISPLIALMHDQVDALRANGVRAAYLNSTQAPQERARVEREYLAGELDLIYVAPERLSSAQTTALLQRGTLSVIAIDEAHCVSQWGHDFRPDYLALGDLAERFPGVPRMALTATATRETHKELTERLQLPTAKHFVASFDRPNIQYRIVPKIDPRKQLVAFIKSQTEGAAGIVYALSRKSVEQTATYLAAQGLDALPYHAGLPAEVRAANQSRFLRDDGVVMVATIAFGMGIDKPDVRFVAHIDLPKSVEGYYQETGRAGRDGEPAVAWMAYGLGDVVQQRRLIDQSPGDRTFKMRLGQHLDAMLALCETVECRRQNLLGYFGQDSQPCGNCDTCLESPETFDGLIPAQKLLSTIVRLQRERGQSFGAGHLIDILRGASTERMRQQGHERLSTFGIGADLSDQDWRSVVRQLLARGILVAQGDYGTLAPGEQGAGVLRGELPVPLRKDTIGRVTTTRARKASAADALDAGDRPLFEALRAWRAETAKEQGMPAYIVFGDATLRALAEHRPNSLSGLDGITGIGEKKREAYGEAVIAVIAAAS from the coding sequence ATGCCGCAGACTCCCCGTGACCCGTACGAGGATCTGCCGTACGCGGACGAGCCGTGGGACGACACCCCGCCGGAGGAGATGGACTGGGTGCCGCAGGGGGCGGACTACGAGCCTCCCCTCGACTGGGGGCCGGGTCCCGTGACGCCGGTGGCGGCGGCATCCGCCCCGACCGCTCGCAAGGCCACGCCGAGCCAGTACGCGACTCCGGGCGAAGCGCTGCACGCGGTCTTCGGCTATGACGCGTTCCGAGGCGATCAGGCGGCGATCGTCGAGCACGTCATCGCCGGCGGTGACGCCGTCGTGCTCATGCCGACCGGTGGCGGCAAGAGCGTCACCTATCAGGTGCCGGCGCTCGTGCGCGAGGGCACGGGTCTGGTGATCAGCCCGCTGATCGCGCTCATGCACGATCAGGTCGACGCGCTCCGCGCCAACGGTGTGCGGGCGGCGTACCTCAACTCGACGCAAGCCCCTCAGGAGCGCGCCAGGGTCGAGCGCGAGTACCTCGCCGGCGAGCTCGACCTCATCTACGTCGCGCCCGAGCGGCTGTCGAGCGCGCAGACGACCGCTCTGCTGCAGCGCGGCACGCTCAGCGTCATCGCGATCGACGAGGCCCACTGCGTGTCGCAGTGGGGGCATGATTTCCGCCCGGACTATCTCGCCCTCGGCGACCTGGCCGAACGGTTCCCCGGTGTGCCGCGGATGGCGCTCACCGCGACGGCCACGCGCGAGACGCACAAGGAGCTCACCGAGCGGCTGCAGCTGCCGACGGCGAAGCACTTCGTGGCGAGCTTCGACCGACCGAACATCCAGTACCGGATCGTTCCCAAGATCGACCCGCGCAAGCAGCTGGTGGCGTTCATCAAGTCCCAGACCGAGGGCGCTGCGGGCATCGTCTACGCACTCAGCCGCAAGTCAGTCGAGCAGACGGCGACCTATCTCGCAGCCCAGGGTCTCGACGCCTTGCCGTATCACGCGGGCCTCCCGGCCGAGGTGCGCGCGGCGAACCAGTCGCGCTTTCTCCGTGACGACGGCGTCGTGATGGTCGCGACCATCGCGTTCGGCATGGGTATCGACAAGCCGGATGTCCGATTCGTCGCGCACATCGACCTGCCGAAGTCGGTCGAGGGCTACTACCAGGAGACCGGTCGAGCCGGCCGCGACGGCGAGCCCGCCGTCGCATGGATGGCGTACGGACTCGGCGACGTCGTGCAGCAGCGCCGGCTCATCGATCAGAGCCCCGGCGATCGCACCTTCAAGATGCGGCTCGGGCAGCATCTCGACGCGATGCTCGCGCTGTGCGAGACAGTCGAATGCCGCAGGCAGAACCTGCTCGGCTACTTCGGGCAGGACTCCCAACCGTGCGGCAACTGCGACACCTGCCTGGAGTCGCCGGAGACGTTCGACGGACTCATCCCCGCGCAGAAGCTGCTGTCGACGATCGTGCGCCTGCAGCGCGAGCGCGGTCAGTCCTTCGGCGCCGGGCACCTCATCGACATCCTCCGCGGCGCATCCACTGAGCGGATGCGGCAGCAGGGGCACGAGCGCCTCTCGACCTTCGGCATCGGCGCCGACCTCTCCGATCAGGACTGGCGCAGCGTCGTCCGCCAGCTCCTCGCCCGCGGCATCCTCGTCGCCCAGGGTGACTACGGCACCCTCGCACCGGGTGAGCAGGGGGCTGGCGTGCTACGCGGCGAGCTGCCGGTGCCGTTGCGCAAAGACACCATCGGGCGCGTCACCACGACACGCGCACGCAAGGCGTCGGCGGCCGATGCGCTGGATGCCGGTGACCGGCCCCTCTTCGAGGCGCTGCGCGCGTGGCGAGCGGAGACCGCGAAGGAGCAGGGCATGCCCGCGTACATCGTCTTCGGCGATGCGACGCTGCGGGCACTGGCCGAACATCGCCCGAACTCGTTGTCCGGCCTCGACGGCATCACCGGGATCGGCGAGAAGAAGCGCGAGGCCTACGGTGAGGCGGTCATCGCGGTGATCGCCGCCGCGTCCTGA
- a CDS encoding cation acetate symporter, with amino-acid sequence MNAAMDLVGVALVVAATLLIGVYGLRISRTTSDFFVASRTVRPVWNASAISGEYLSAGTFLGLSGLVLLDGARGFWFPIGYAAGYLLVLAFVAAPLRRSGAYTIPDFIEARLESTAARRVTSIAVLIIGWLYIVPQLHGAGITLLVVAGVPEWVGAVTVAVLVAAAVAAGGMRAITYVQAFQYWLKLTALLVPVVFIAFALSGGPHEFDPALVFPAEAGPSGFDAYETASLLLALLLGTMGLPHVLVRFYTSPNGVSARRTTVIVIAMVSAFYAVSSTMGLLARIAAPDLAVPGLADTVVLQLPSRVFPSLLGELLTALIVAGAFAAFLATSAGIVVSLAGVISQDVFSGSVRSFRLSAVLCALVPLAVALLTAPAGLGSSVGVVFVVAASTLSPVVLLGVWWRGLTARGAVAGMLSGGLAAGLALLVHAAIGGVGVAAPYLAQPAAWTIPLAAVVTIVVSLLDPRAPSPRTDRFLARVHTPERG; translated from the coding sequence ATGAACGCGGCCATGGACCTGGTGGGCGTCGCGCTCGTCGTCGCGGCGACGCTGCTCATCGGGGTGTACGGACTGCGCATCTCGCGAACGACGAGCGACTTCTTCGTGGCGTCGCGCACCGTGCGGCCGGTCTGGAACGCGTCGGCGATCAGCGGGGAGTATCTCTCGGCCGGCACGTTCCTCGGCCTGTCGGGGCTCGTGCTGCTCGACGGCGCCAGGGGGTTCTGGTTCCCCATCGGCTATGCAGCCGGGTATCTGCTGGTGCTCGCGTTCGTCGCCGCGCCGCTTCGACGCAGTGGCGCCTACACGATCCCCGATTTCATCGAGGCACGACTGGAGTCGACTGCGGCTCGACGGGTGACGAGCATCGCGGTGCTCATCATCGGCTGGCTGTACATCGTGCCGCAGCTGCACGGGGCAGGGATCACCCTGCTCGTCGTGGCAGGGGTACCCGAGTGGGTCGGAGCGGTCACGGTGGCCGTGCTCGTGGCGGCGGCGGTGGCTGCCGGCGGCATGCGCGCGATCACCTATGTGCAGGCGTTCCAGTACTGGCTCAAGCTCACGGCGCTGCTCGTGCCGGTCGTCTTCATCGCCTTCGCGCTGAGCGGCGGGCCGCATGAGTTCGATCCTGCGCTGGTCTTCCCCGCCGAGGCCGGTCCCTCGGGTTTCGACGCCTATGAGACGGCATCCCTCCTGCTCGCGCTGCTGCTCGGAACCATGGGCCTGCCGCACGTTCTGGTGCGGTTCTACACGAGCCCGAACGGAGTGTCGGCGCGACGGACGACCGTGATCGTCATCGCCATGGTGAGCGCGTTCTACGCGGTTTCGAGCACGATGGGCCTGCTGGCGCGTATCGCCGCTCCCGACCTCGCAGTCCCCGGTCTCGCCGACACCGTCGTGCTGCAGCTCCCCTCGCGCGTCTTCCCCAGCCTGCTCGGCGAACTGCTCACGGCGCTCATCGTGGCCGGAGCATTCGCCGCGTTCCTCGCGACTTCGGCGGGGATCGTGGTGTCGCTCGCCGGCGTGATCAGCCAGGACGTGTTCTCCGGGTCGGTGCGCTCGTTCCGCCTGTCCGCCGTCCTGTGCGCGTTGGTGCCGCTCGCGGTCGCGTTGCTCACGGCGCCGGCCGGACTGGGGTCCAGCGTCGGTGTCGTCTTCGTCGTGGCGGCGTCGACGCTGTCACCTGTCGTGCTGTTGGGGGTGTGGTGGCGCGGGCTCACCGCCCGCGGTGCGGTGGCGGGGATGCTGTCCGGGGGTCTCGCGGCCGGACTCGCGCTGCTCGTGCATGCGGCGATCGGGGGAGTCGGAGTGGCGGCACCGTACCTCGCGCAGCCGGCCGCGTGGACGATTCCCCTCGCCGCGGTCGTCACGATCGTCGTGTCCCTGCTCGATCCGCGGGCACCGTCGCCTCGCACCGACCGGTTCCTTGCGCGGGTGCATACGCCGGAGCGCGGCTGA
- a CDS encoding heavy metal transporter, whose translation MTATPKRVRVTADLPARRTPTSTRGIALPGSPVDEADAVYARALMRSQLRLALGTIAGFVLVVVALTLTIALIPEIGQILVWGLPLSWLLQAYAFYPIILVFAVLYLRTAARNERRYRALLARE comes from the coding sequence ATGACGGCGACCCCCAAGCGCGTACGGGTGACTGCCGATCTCCCCGCTCGGCGGACGCCGACATCGACCCGCGGCATCGCGCTGCCCGGTTCGCCGGTGGACGAGGCGGATGCCGTCTACGCTCGAGCGCTCATGCGCAGCCAGCTCCGCCTCGCGCTCGGCACGATCGCCGGCTTCGTGCTCGTGGTGGTGGCGCTGACGCTGACGATCGCCTTGATTCCCGAGATCGGGCAGATCCTGGTGTGGGGTCTTCCCCTGTCGTGGCTGCTCCAGGCGTATGCGTTCTATCCGATCATCCTCGTGTTCGCGGTGCTCTACCTGCGCACCGCGGCTCGCAATGAGCGGCGCTATCGTGCGCTGCTGGCTCGCGAATGA
- a CDS encoding LytTR family DNA-binding domain-containing protein, protein MIDVLVADDEKPALDELVHLLRTDDRIGEILTAANGADALRQLSERAVQIAFLDIHMPGLLGTALARALLALARPPAVVFVTADEARAVEAFELRAVDYLLKPVRAERLRGAVDRVLEIGDAASAGDDEMVPVTVGAAVRFVRRSDVRWVQAQGDYSRLHTGDGAGHLVRIPISELESRWADAGFIRIHRSSLVRILAVTEARLSGAEPVVSIGDLSLPVSRRLVPTVRDALLRGEGAG, encoded by the coding sequence ATGATCGACGTCCTCGTCGCCGACGACGAGAAGCCGGCACTCGATGAACTCGTCCACCTGCTGCGCACGGACGACCGCATCGGCGAGATCCTCACTGCCGCAAACGGTGCGGACGCGCTTCGTCAACTCTCCGAGCGTGCCGTGCAGATCGCGTTCCTCGACATCCACATGCCCGGGTTGCTCGGTACCGCGCTCGCGCGTGCACTGCTCGCTCTGGCCAGGCCACCGGCCGTGGTGTTCGTGACGGCCGACGAGGCCCGAGCGGTGGAGGCGTTCGAGTTGCGCGCCGTGGACTACCTGCTCAAACCGGTCCGCGCGGAGCGCCTGCGTGGTGCCGTCGATCGCGTCCTCGAGATCGGCGACGCGGCGAGTGCCGGCGACGATGAGATGGTGCCTGTCACGGTCGGCGCCGCCGTGCGGTTCGTGCGGCGCAGCGACGTGCGCTGGGTGCAGGCGCAGGGCGACTACTCGCGTCTGCACACCGGAGACGGTGCCGGGCATCTCGTGCGCATCCCGATCTCTGAGCTCGAGTCCCGGTGGGCGGATGCCGGGTTCATCCGCATCCATCGCTCCTCGCTCGTGCGCATCCTGGCGGTGACCGAGGCGCGCCTTTCCGGGGCGGAGCCCGTGGTGTCGATCGGTGACCTTTCGCTGCCGGTCAGTCGTCGTCTGGTGCCGACGGTGCGTGATGCCCTCCTGCGCGGCGAGGGTGCGGGATGA